The following coding sequences are from one Loxodonta africana isolate mLoxAfr1 chromosome 18, mLoxAfr1.hap2, whole genome shotgun sequence window:
- the METRNL gene encoding meteorin-like protein isoform X1 — translation MRGAARAARGRAGQLWPRPPAPAPAQPPLLLLLVVLLGGAGAQYSSDLCSWKGSGLTHEAHRKEVEQVYLRCSAGTVEWMYPTGALIVNLRPNIFVPTKHLTVCIKPAPGSSGANVYLEKTGVLRLLVRDGEHGPRRVRCFGLDQGSLFVEASPQQDISRRTTGFQYELVHRRSGSDLLSLSSPCSPCSDTEVLLAVCTSDFVVRGSIQDVTNEPEQQESAIHLNVSSLYRQKSKVFQPDPEGGGRWRGHIKTLLKCGVRPGLGDFLFTGQMHFGEAWLGCAPRFTDFQRMYRDAKQKGLNPCEIGTE, via the exons ATGCGGGGAGCTGCGCGGGCGGCCCGGGGGCGCGCGGGGCAGCTGTGGCCGcggccccccgcccccgccccggcccagccgccgctgctgctgctgctggttgtGCTGCTGGGCGGCGCGGGTGCACAGTACTCGAGCGACCTGTGCAGCTGGAAGGGAAG TGGGCTGACGCACGAGGCACACAGGAAGGAAGTGGAGCAGGTGTACCTGCGCTGCTCCGCAGGCACCGTGGAGTGGATGTACCCAACTGGGGCGCTCATCGTCAACCTCCGGCCCAACATCTTTGTACCCACCAAGCACCTGACTGTGTGCATCAAGCCGGCCCCAGGCTCCTCGGGGGCCAACGTATACCTGGAGAAGACGGGTGTGCTGCGGCTGCTGGTGCGAGACGGTGAGCATGGCCCCCGCCGGGTGCGCTGCTTTGGCCTGGACCAGGGCAGCCTCTTCGTGGAGGCCTCGCCCCAGCAGGACATCAGCCGCAGGACCACGGGCTTCCAGTATGAGCTGGTGCACCGGCGCTCGGGTTCTGACCTGCTTTCGCTCTCCT CCCCGTGCAGCCCCTGCAGCGACACCGAGGTCCTCCTGGCCGTCTGCACGAGTGACTTTG TCGTCCGCGGCTCCATCCAGGACGTCACCAATGAGCCGGAGCAGCAGGAGTCGGCCATCCACCTGAATGTGAGCAGCCTCTACCGGCAGAAGAGCAAGGTCTTTCAGCCTGATCCTGAGGGTGGTGGCCGCTGGCGGGGCCACATCAAGACACTGCTCAAGTGTGGTGTGCGGCCTGGGCTTGGGGACTTCCTCTTCACTGGCCAGATGCACTTTGGGGAGGCCTGGCTTGGCTGTGCCCCACGCTTCACGGACTTTCAGAGGATGTACCGGGATGCCAAGCAGAAGGGGCTGAACCCGTGTGAGATTGGCACAGAGTGA
- the METRNL gene encoding meteorin-like protein isoform X2, with translation MRGAARAARGRAGQLWPRPPAPAPAQPPLLLLLVVLLGGAGAQYSSDLCSWKGSGLTHEAHRKEVEQVYLRCSAGTVEWMYPTGALIVNLRPNIFVPTKHLTVCIKPAPGSSGANVYLEKTGVLRLLVRDAPCSPCSDTEVLLAVCTSDFVVRGSIQDVTNEPEQQESAIHLNVSSLYRQKSKVFQPDPEGGGRWRGHIKTLLKCGVRPGLGDFLFTGQMHFGEAWLGCAPRFTDFQRMYRDAKQKGLNPCEIGTE, from the exons ATGCGGGGAGCTGCGCGGGCGGCCCGGGGGCGCGCGGGGCAGCTGTGGCCGcggccccccgcccccgccccggcccagccgccgctgctgctgctgctggttgtGCTGCTGGGCGGCGCGGGTGCACAGTACTCGAGCGACCTGTGCAGCTGGAAGGGAAG TGGGCTGACGCACGAGGCACACAGGAAGGAAGTGGAGCAGGTGTACCTGCGCTGCTCCGCAGGCACCGTGGAGTGGATGTACCCAACTGGGGCGCTCATCGTCAACCTCCGGCCCAACATCTTTGTACCCACCAAGCACCTGACTGTGTGCATCAAGCCGGCCCCAGGCTCCTCGGGGGCCAACGTATACCTGGAGAAGACGGGTGTGCTGCGGCTGCTGGTGCGAGACG CCCCGTGCAGCCCCTGCAGCGACACCGAGGTCCTCCTGGCCGTCTGCACGAGTGACTTTG TCGTCCGCGGCTCCATCCAGGACGTCACCAATGAGCCGGAGCAGCAGGAGTCGGCCATCCACCTGAATGTGAGCAGCCTCTACCGGCAGAAGAGCAAGGTCTTTCAGCCTGATCCTGAGGGTGGTGGCCGCTGGCGGGGCCACATCAAGACACTGCTCAAGTGTGGTGTGCGGCCTGGGCTTGGGGACTTCCTCTTCACTGGCCAGATGCACTTTGGGGAGGCCTGGCTTGGCTGTGCCCCACGCTTCACGGACTTTCAGAGGATGTACCGGGATGCCAAGCAGAAGGGGCTGAACCCGTGTGAGATTGGCACAGAGTGA